One Faecalispora anaeroviscerum genomic window carries:
- the nrdR gene encoding transcriptional regulator NrdR: MKCPYCGFEESKVIDSRPTDEGERIRRRRECLKCAKRFTTYEVIETVPIVVIKKDKSRQTFDRNKLLNGLLRACEKRPVSIDTLERVVDEIETMLQNSLDREVPSSLIGTYAMEKLKNIDEVAYVRFASVYRQFKDINTFMDELNKLVKNRN, from the coding sequence GTGAAATGCCCGTATTGCGGTTTTGAGGAAAGCAAGGTAATTGATTCCCGCCCAACGGACGAGGGTGAGAGAATTCGGCGCCGCAGGGAATGCCTGAAATGCGCCAAACGCTTTACCACGTATGAGGTGATCGAAACGGTGCCCATTGTGGTGATCAAGAAGGACAAATCCCGTCAGACGTTTGATCGCAACAAACTGCTGAACGGTCTTTTGCGTGCATGTGAAAAGCGACCGGTTTCCATCGATACGCTCGAACGTGTTGTGGATGAGATCGAAACGATGCTGCAGAATTCTTTGGATCGCGAGGTTCCCTCCAGTTTGATCGGAACGTACGCGATGGAAAAGCTCAAGAATATAGACGAGGTGGCGTATGTTCGTTTTGCGTCAGTGTACCGGCAGTTTAAGGACATCAATACTTTTATGGACGAACTCAACAAGTTGGTGAAAAACCGCAACTAA
- a CDS encoding sugar phosphate isomerase/epimerase family protein yields the protein MRYGISTACLYPQETAQSLAKLTNMGFRLFEIFFNTYGELRPDYLNNLKSILDSSGSAVKSIHPFTSGFESVMFFSDYDSRFTDSLDFYRNYFEAAGRLGAEILVLHGQRDYLYSALSEEEYFERYALLYEAGRRCGVQVAQENVNRFRSEDPGFIRRMREYLGDGCCFVLDIKQAVRAGKDPFEMCRAMGDRLVHVHLNDNNGKSDCLLPGDGSMDYARLMNLLDKSGYNGDFIIEVYRTSFPNLDRLRDSRHFVEQLVK from the coding sequence ATCCGATACGGTATTTCTACGGCGTGCCTGTATCCGCAGGAAACCGCCCAGTCCCTGGCGAAGCTGACCAATATGGGGTTCCGGTTGTTTGAAATCTTTTTTAATACGTATGGTGAGCTTAGGCCGGACTATTTGAACAATTTAAAATCAATCCTGGATTCTTCCGGATCGGCTGTCAAATCGATCCATCCGTTTACATCTGGCTTTGAAAGCGTGATGTTCTTTTCGGACTACGACAGCCGCTTTACAGATTCTCTGGATTTTTACCGTAATTATTTTGAAGCCGCCGGCAGGCTTGGGGCCGAAATACTGGTGCTGCACGGCCAGCGCGATTACCTGTACAGCGCGCTGAGCGAGGAGGAATACTTCGAGCGGTACGCGCTGCTCTATGAGGCAGGGCGCAGATGCGGGGTTCAGGTGGCGCAGGAGAACGTCAACCGCTTCCGCAGCGAAGACCCCGGCTTTATCCGCCGAATGCGGGAGTATCTGGGAGACGGATGCTGCTTTGTACTCGATATTAAGCAGGCGGTGCGCGCGGGAAAGGACCCCTTTGAAATGTGCCGCGCCATGGGGGACCGCCTGGTGCATGTTCATTTAAACGATAACAACGGAAAATCCGATTGCCTTTTGCCAGGTGACGGAAGCATGGATTATGCAAGGCTGATGAATTTGCTGGACAAATCCGGCTACAACGGCGATTTTATCATCGAGGTTTACCGCACCAGCTTCCCGAATCTGGATCGTCTGCGCGACAGCAGGCATTTTGTGGAACAATTGGTGAAATAA
- a CDS encoding ABC transporter ATP-binding protein: MALLSTSNLKKAFGAEDLFSGVSFEIQSGDRIGLVGVNGSGKTTLFKLLTGDQSGDGGEIHLSRDAVIGYMEQHVCSNLEQTAYAEVLSVFSPLLEMEHELEEINLALQGKPQNQTQLIERQMLLNDRFLREGGLTCRSRARSALLGLGFDDEQAAMPVGVLSGGQKAKLQLAKLLLSGANLLLLDEPTNHLDIASVEWLEDFLKGYSGSFLVISHDRYFLDRVTGRTFELSNHRLTCYKGNYTTYLAQKQENDLTAQRKYESTKKEISRLEGVVTQQRQWNRERNIRMAESKMKVIERLESTLVKPDELEESIRFRFEPSQRGGNDVLSAAGLGLSFDGAPLFRNVDLEIRRGERIFLIGPNGCGKTSLLKTLLSRYLPDSGEIRFGAGIDVGYYDQIQEDLHPEKTVMNEIWDSYPAMTQTQVRNALAIFLFQNDDVFKPVAALSGGERARVLLLRLMLSRANFLLLDEPTNHLDIGSCEALENALQNYEGTLLIVSHDRYLINKLADRIYFLDKNGTTEYIGNYDAYLERVKEAVKDPVKEDQQESEQKSLYKQRKEQEARLRKTRAAIERAEQEMEQLEQEMERVQTRLHSPEIAADYEAVMELTQELTRLKEQSDSVFLTWSELSEKLEESGESA; encoded by the coding sequence ATGGCTTTGCTGAGTACAAGCAATTTAAAAAAGGCATTCGGCGCGGAAGATTTATTCAGCGGCGTTTCCTTTGAAATACAGTCCGGCGACCGGATCGGCCTTGTTGGGGTCAACGGTTCCGGAAAAACCACCCTGTTTAAACTGCTGACAGGCGATCAGTCCGGCGACGGCGGTGAAATTCATCTGTCACGCGACGCTGTGATCGGCTATATGGAGCAGCACGTGTGCAGCAATCTGGAGCAAACCGCTTACGCCGAGGTACTGAGCGTATTTTCCCCTCTGCTCGAAATGGAGCATGAGTTGGAAGAAATCAATCTGGCCCTGCAAGGGAAGCCGCAGAATCAGACCCAGCTGATCGAACGCCAGATGCTGCTCAATGACCGCTTTCTGCGTGAAGGCGGCCTTACCTGCCGTTCACGGGCACGCTCTGCGCTGTTGGGGCTTGGCTTTGACGACGAACAAGCCGCCATGCCGGTGGGAGTACTCAGCGGCGGGCAAAAGGCGAAGCTGCAGCTGGCAAAGCTCCTGCTTTCCGGCGCAAATCTGCTTTTGCTGGATGAGCCGACCAACCATTTGGATATTGCGTCCGTAGAATGGCTGGAGGATTTTCTCAAAGGGTATTCCGGTTCATTCCTCGTCATTTCGCATGACCGTTATTTTCTGGACCGTGTGACAGGGCGCACCTTTGAGCTTTCGAACCACCGGCTTACCTGCTATAAAGGAAACTACACCACCTATCTGGCGCAAAAGCAGGAAAATGACCTGACAGCGCAGCGAAAGTATGAAAGCACCAAAAAAGAAATCTCCCGTTTGGAGGGAGTTGTTACGCAGCAGCGGCAATGGAACCGTGAGCGCAATATCCGCATGGCAGAGAGCAAAATGAAGGTGATCGAACGCCTGGAAAGCACACTCGTTAAGCCCGACGAGCTGGAGGAAAGCATTCGCTTTCGCTTCGAGCCCTCGCAGCGCGGCGGCAATGATGTTCTCTCCGCCGCCGGCCTTGGCCTGAGCTTTGACGGAGCCCCCTTGTTCCGCAATGTGGATCTGGAAATCCGCCGCGGCGAGCGCATCTTTCTAATTGGCCCGAACGGCTGCGGCAAGACCTCGCTGCTCAAAACGCTGCTGTCGCGCTACCTGCCGGACAGCGGCGAAATCCGCTTTGGTGCGGGAATCGACGTAGGCTACTACGACCAGATTCAAGAGGATCTGCATCCCGAAAAAACGGTGATGAATGAAATCTGGGACTCTTACCCCGCGATGACGCAGACGCAGGTTCGAAACGCGCTGGCGATCTTCCTGTTTCAGAATGACGATGTGTTTAAACCAGTCGCCGCGTTGAGCGGCGGAGAGCGCGCCCGTGTGCTTTTGCTGCGCCTGATGCTGTCGCGTGCGAATTTTCTGCTACTGGACGAACCGACAAACCACCTGGACATTGGCTCGTGCGAGGCGCTGGAAAACGCGCTGCAAAATTATGAGGGAACCCTGCTGATCGTGTCGCATGACCGCTACCTGATCAACAAGCTGGCTGACCGGATCTATTTTCTGGACAAAAACGGCACAACGGAGTACATCGGTAATTACGACGCGTATCTGGAACGCGTCAAGGAAGCCGTAAAGGACCCGGTGAAAGAGGATCAGCAGGAGTCGGAGCAGAAAAGCCTCTATAAGCAGCGCAAGGAACAGGAAGCGAGGCTGCGAAAAACCCGTGCCGCCATCGAACGCGCGGAGCAGGAGATGGAGCAGCTCGAGCAGGAAATGGAACGGGTGCAAACCCGCCTGCATTCACCGGAAATCGCCGCCGACTACGAAGCGGTAATGGAGCTGACTCAGGAGCTGACCCGGCTGAAGGAACAGTCTGATTCGGTGTTTTTGACCTGGAGCGAGCTTTCTGAAAAGCTGGAGGAATCCGGCGAAAGCGCATAA
- a CDS encoding HPr family phosphocarrier protein produces MYTTDILLSSIEAVKKFVTLANRYDFPINLRTDKYTIDAKSIMGVFSLDLSKPVTVELEGPQAERFIKELVEFQPQNA; encoded by the coding sequence ATGTATACGACCGATATTCTGTTGTCCAGCATAGAAGCAGTGAAAAAGTTTGTCACTCTGGCGAATCGGTATGATTTCCCGATTAATTTAAGGACTGACAAATATACGATTGACGCAAAATCCATTATGGGGGTATTCAGTCTAGACCTGTCCAAACCGGTCACAGTCGAGCTGGAAGGGCCGCAGGCAGAGCGTTTTATAAAAGAGCTTGTGGAATTTCAGCCGCAGAACGCATAA
- the mtaB gene encoding tRNA (N(6)-L-threonylcarbamoyladenosine(37)-C(2))-methylthiotransferase MtaB: protein MKVHVITLGCKVNQYESQAMLQQLLHAGFSPSMGESADVVLINSCTVTATSDHKVRQTLHRARRKNPDAVIVLTGCMPQAFPEEAEALTDADIILGNSNRSALLPDILTYLSTHQRIIDIVPHERKDSFEPMQIEDFQERTRAFIKIQDGCNRFCSYCIIPYARGRVRSKPLEDLEQELTLLGEKGFREVVLTGINLSAYGQELGLHLCDAVEAACRVPGIQRVRLGSLEPEQLSLPVIQRLAAQKKLCPQFHLSLQSGCDATLRRMNRHYNTEEYREIVQNLRLAFPNAAITTDLMVGFAGETEQEFAESLAFAEEIGFAKVHVFAYSRRPGTVAYSAPNQLTKETKECRSKAMIGTTLHTMLNFFQKQVGQTACVLFERECAPGIYEGYTENYTPVTVPSTESLHGQILPVHIVSAGPNGCAGELLAHS from the coding sequence ATGAAAGTACATGTGATTACACTGGGCTGTAAGGTGAATCAGTATGAATCGCAGGCGATGCTTCAGCAGCTGCTGCACGCCGGATTTTCCCCCTCCATGGGGGAATCGGCGGACGTTGTGCTGATCAATTCCTGTACTGTGACAGCGACCAGCGACCATAAGGTGCGCCAGACGCTGCACCGTGCCCGCCGGAAAAACCCCGATGCGGTGATCGTACTGACCGGGTGTATGCCTCAGGCCTTCCCAGAAGAGGCCGAAGCCCTCACAGACGCAGACATCATTCTCGGCAACTCGAACCGCAGCGCCCTGCTGCCGGATATTCTGACATATCTGTCGACGCACCAAAGGATCATCGATATCGTTCCCCATGAGCGCAAGGATTCGTTTGAGCCAATGCAGATTGAGGATTTTCAGGAACGCACCCGCGCGTTTATTAAAATTCAGGACGGATGCAACCGGTTCTGTTCCTACTGCATCATTCCGTATGCCAGAGGGCGAGTTCGCTCAAAGCCACTGGAGGATCTGGAGCAGGAGCTAACACTTTTGGGTGAAAAGGGCTTTCGCGAGGTGGTTCTGACCGGAATCAACCTCTCTGCCTACGGGCAGGAGCTCGGCCTGCATCTGTGTGACGCGGTGGAAGCCGCGTGCCGCGTGCCGGGCATCCAGCGGGTACGCCTTGGCTCTTTGGAGCCGGAGCAGCTCAGTCTGCCAGTCATTCAGCGGCTGGCGGCTCAGAAAAAGCTGTGTCCGCAGTTTCATCTCTCCCTGCAAAGCGGCTGCGACGCGACTCTGCGGCGCATGAACCGCCATTATAACACCGAGGAATACCGCGAGATCGTTCAGAACCTGCGGCTTGCATTCCCGAACGCGGCCATCACAACCGACCTCATGGTCGGCTTTGCCGGTGAAACGGAGCAGGAATTCGCCGAATCCCTCGCATTTGCAGAAGAAATTGGCTTTGCCAAGGTGCATGTATTCGCTTATTCCCGCAGACCCGGCACCGTGGCCTATTCCGCGCCGAACCAGCTGACGAAGGAAACCAAGGAGTGCCGCAGCAAGGCAATGATCGGAACAACTCTGCACACAATGCTGAATTTCTTCCAGAAACAGGTTGGACAAACCGCCTGTGTACTGTTTGAACGCGAATGCGCTCCCGGCATTTACGAGGGCTACACCGAAAATTACACCCCCGTAACGGTGCCTTCCACCGAATCGCTGCACGGGCAGATTCTGCCGGTACACATCGTTTCCGCCGGCCCGAACGGCTGTGCCGGAGAGCTTCTTGCCCACTCATAA
- a CDS encoding glycoside hydrolase family 10 protein, translated as MKREHLWQGYGASVAAVVLLIASVLLSMAVQGGPPGQNQPSPELSSAVPSEVKSDPSSSAAPAGAVPEDEMRAVWVPYMSLAMNTQTDQSQAAFQKKFDAIVANAKSKGMNTLIVHVRPFGDALYQSDYFPWSHILTGVQGVNPGYDPLKYMAQAAHKAGLKIHAWVNPLRIRTNNTPTVLAQSNPYNKWQIQKLSGRTVTLDNGIYYNPAYPEVLKLITDGVAEIVKKYDVDGVQFDDYFYPTESSIFDTGSYGAYLAEAKKNGTAMDLFEWRRANVNKMVSMVYREIKSIKPNVLFGISPQGNVQNDLRMGADVVSWASTAGYVDYICPQLYVNFENPILPFDDGAKQWRQMVTAKGVKLYYGLAVYKAGSDADEGTWKKSSDILQKQVELGRQIGGSGFMFYAYDQLNAEQSREEVQNVIQLLN; from the coding sequence ATGAAACGCGAGCATCTTTGGCAGGGCTACGGGGCTAGCGTAGCGGCGGTGGTTCTGCTGATTGCTTCGGTTCTTCTGAGCATGGCAGTGCAGGGCGGGCCTCCCGGGCAAAATCAGCCGAGCCCGGAGTTATCGTCCGCTGTGCCTTCTGAGGTGAAATCGGATCCCAGCTCCAGCGCCGCTCCGGCCGGCGCGGTTCCGGAGGATGAAATGCGGGCCGTGTGGGTTCCCTATATGAGCCTGGCGATGAACACCCAGACCGATCAAAGCCAGGCAGCCTTTCAAAAAAAGTTTGACGCGATTGTGGCAAACGCCAAGAGCAAGGGGATGAATACCTTGATTGTTCATGTGCGTCCGTTCGGCGACGCGCTGTATCAGTCGGACTATTTCCCATGGTCGCATATCCTCACGGGCGTGCAGGGGGTCAACCCCGGGTACGATCCGCTCAAATACATGGCGCAGGCTGCGCACAAGGCAGGACTGAAAATCCACGCATGGGTCAACCCGCTGCGCATTCGGACAAACAATACGCCCACAGTGCTCGCGCAGAGCAATCCTTATAACAAATGGCAGATTCAGAAGCTTTCAGGGCGCACGGTGACGCTCGATAACGGCATCTATTATAATCCCGCGTACCCCGAGGTGCTCAAGCTCATCACCGACGGTGTGGCCGAAATCGTAAAGAAATACGATGTGGACGGCGTGCAGTTCGACGATTATTTTTACCCCACGGAAAGCAGCATTTTCGATACCGGTTCCTACGGCGCTTATCTGGCCGAGGCCAAGAAGAACGGCACGGCCATGGATTTGTTCGAGTGGCGGCGTGCCAACGTCAATAAGATGGTGTCGATGGTGTACCGCGAGATTAAGAGCATCAAACCGAACGTGTTGTTCGGCATTTCCCCGCAGGGGAATGTTCAGAATGATCTTCGCATGGGTGCGGATGTGGTTTCATGGGCCTCCACAGCCGGGTATGTCGATTACATATGCCCACAGCTGTACGTGAACTTCGAAAATCCAATCCTTCCGTTCGACGATGGCGCCAAGCAGTGGCGGCAGATGGTCACGGCCAAGGGGGTGAAGCTCTATTACGGCCTGGCGGTATACAAAGCCGGCTCCGACGCGGATGAGGGCACCTGGAAAAAATCCAGTGATATTCTGCAAAAGCAGGTGGAGTTAGGTCGGCAAATCGGCGGCAGCGGCTTTATGTTTTACGCCTACGATCAGCTGAATGCAGAGCAGAGCCGCGAAGAGGTGCAGAACGTGATTCAGCTGCTTAACTGA
- a CDS encoding DUF1294 domain-containing protein translates to MFHLIFSHPVGIVLYLGVINVIAAAVTVYDKKQARTHGRRVPEKNLFTLAILGGSPAMLVTMHIIHHKTQHKRFMLGLPLIILLQLTIASLVYQAAR, encoded by the coding sequence ATGTTTCATCTGATTTTCTCGCATCCGGTCGGAATCGTCCTGTATTTGGGCGTCATCAATGTGATTGCCGCCGCGGTTACGGTGTACGACAAAAAACAGGCACGCACGCACGGGCGGCGCGTTCCCGAAAAGAACCTGTTCACCCTGGCGATTCTCGGCGGTTCTCCGGCCATGCTGGTCACGATGCACATCATCCACCACAAAACACAGCACAAACGCTTTATGCTGGGCCTGCCCCTGATCATTCTGCTCCAGCTGACGATTGCGTCGCTGGTGTACCAAGCCGCCCGTTAA